One genomic segment of Brachyhypopomus gauderio isolate BG-103 unplaced genomic scaffold, BGAUD_0.2 sc163, whole genome shotgun sequence includes these proteins:
- the rpl14 gene encoding large ribosomal subunit protein eL14: MVFKRFVEIGRVAFVAFGPHEGKLVAIVDVIDQNRALVDGPCSGVKRQSMPFKCMQLTDYVIKVPHSARQKYVRRAWEKAEINQKWEASSWAKKIEARKKRAKMTDFDRYKVMKAKKMRNKVIKHEMKKLQKAASAAAKKA; this comes from the exons ATG gtGTTCAAGCGTTTCGTCGAAATTGGCCGCGTCGCTTTCGTCGCCTTCGGACCTCACGAGGGTAAACTGGTGGCCATCGTGGATGTCATCGACCAGAACAGG GCACTGGTGGATGGGCCATGCTCTGGCGTGAAGAGGCAGTCTATGCCATTCAAGTGTATGCAGCTCACTGACTACGTCATCAAAGTACCCCACAG TGCTCGTCAGAAGTATGTGAGGCGCGCTTGGGAGAAGGCAGAGATCAACCAGAAATGGGAGGCAAGTAGCTGGGCCAAGAAGATTGAAGCCAGGAAAAAG AGGGCCAAAATGACTGACTTTGACCGCTACAAGGTCATGAAAGCCAAGAAAATG AGGAACAAGGTCATCAAGCATGAGATGAAGAAGCTCCAGAAAGCCGCCTCCGCAGCAGCGAAGAAAGCCTGA
- the LOC143501223 gene encoding uncharacterized protein LOC143501223 encodes MGRLTELEILKARMMHAIQEENLAYERERLLHSVFKYMKDERWIEIEQKIREMLRVMAKEREEEWRKIEKIRETFQKELEDDLHQKYVEILRERKTIFDELKVKETELKDIDEKLQKIKEETKQPMGGERQSLRERVKQMFSQRLTFFTPKKGDQQKTAEDIIHASLLDGVQHCTAVPVEPIAKPQTSSGPKGQSMEAQPTAGKGDGPKYKSTRRRLIGWLNKKVKKRLHRAIKKSFRKERQHGNEFSSIRSIWHRGEVLTVAQVQQKKRRWLMKQERKRKVWEARWRKWEEKRAE; translated from the exons ATGGGGAGACTGACAGAGTTGGAAATACTGAAGGCCAGAATGATGCATGCAATACAAGAAGAAAACCTGGCCTATGAAAGAGAAAGGTTGCTGCACTCTGTATTTAAGTACATGAAAGACGAGAGATGGATTGAGATTGAACAGAAAATTAGAGAAATGCTGAGAGTGATGGCAaaggaaagagaagaagaatggagaaaaattgagaaaatacgGGAGACGTTTCAGAAGGAACTGGAAGATGAtttgcatcaaaaatatgtggaGATACttagagaaagaaaaacaatatttgATGAATTGAAGGTAAAGGAGACAGAGCTGAAAGACATAGATGAGAAACTCCAGAAAATAAAAGAGGAAACAAAGCAACCCATggggggagagaggcagagcctGAGAGAGCGTGTGAAACAGATGTTCTCTCAGAGACTGACCTTCTTTACCCCTAAGAAGGGAGATCAGCAGAAAACTGCTGAAGATATCATCCATGCCTCTTTATTGGATGGAGTTCAGCACTGCACTGCAGTGCCGGTGGAACCTATTGCTAAGCCTCAGACCTCTAGTGGGCCAAAGGGGCAGAGCATGGAGGCTCAGCCCACAGCTGGTAAAGGTGATGGGCCCAAATACAAGAGCACGAGGAGGAGGCTGATTGGTTGGCTCAACAAGAAGGTGAAAAAGCGCCTCCACAGGGCAATAAAGAAAAGCTTCAGGAAGGAGAGGCAACATGGAAACGAGTTTAGCTCTATCC GCTCAATCTGGCACCGTGGTGAAGTGCTCACCGTGGCACAGGTTCAGCAGAAGAAGAGAAGATGGCTGATGAAACAGGAGCGGAAGAGAAAGGTGTGGGAGGCTCGCTGGAGAAAGTGGGAGGAGAAAAGGGCAGAGTAG